A single window of Carassius auratus strain Wakin chromosome 9, ASM336829v1, whole genome shotgun sequence DNA harbors:
- the LOC113109210 gene encoding uncharacterized protein LOC113109210 translates to MMSALITVFSLILGDAAVGDGVTRHFFSTILEKLKYGFSLNLGNTGVTCLFEGQPDHLVPSSSQFLIESDLFLVAGRMLGHSFLHGGPCLAGLSRAFVHVLLQGSQDTATLQLEDCPDVDIRETINLLSGQSPLNEDQSSKVLDLCLSWDLPGPTEENRRWLYERLLSHAVLGRRVRQIKQLKRGLKDTCVWPRLTERKDVVFFPKESEDSCTPEMLLSHISCPRESDDEDDEEYSADIKERITGYLKQFIETASSKDLKTFCSSGSDGSRWRKIWLWKL, encoded by the exons ATGATGTCAGctttaataactgtattttcattgatTTTAGGGGATGCTGCAGTTGGTGATGGAGTCACCAGACACTTTTTTTCTACAATTCTTGAAAAACTGAAGTATGGTTTCAGTTTGAACTTGG GAAACACAGGAGTTACTTGCCTCTTTGAGGGACAGCCAGACCACTTGGTGCCCTCATCCTCACAATTCCTCATTGAAAGTGACCTCTTCCTAGTAGCGGGGAGAATGCTAGGTCATTCTTTTCTGCACGGCGGCCCATGTCTCGCAGGGCTCAGCAGAGCTTTTGTTCATGTTCTACTTCAAGGTTCTCAAGATACTGCCACTTTGCAACTGGAGGACTGCCCAGATGTTGACATACGGGAGACCATcaacttg ctCAGTGGACAGTCTCCATTGAATGAGGACCAGTCTAGTAAAGTCCTGGATCTTTGTTTGTCTTGGGATCTTCCTGGTCCAACAGAAGAAAACAGAAGGTGGCTTTACGAACGTCTGCTGTCACATGCG GTTCTCGGGAGAAGAGTACGCCAAATCAAGCAACTGAAACGAGGACTGAAAGACACTTGTGTTTGGCCTCGTCTAACTGAGAGGAAGGATGTGGTATTCTTTCCCAAGGAATCGGAGGACTCATGCACTCCTGAG ATGCTGCTTTCACACATCTCCTGTCCTAGAGAGAGTGATGACGAAGATGATGAAGAATACTCAGCTGATATAAAGGAACGGATCACAGGGTATTTAAAGCAGTTCATTGAGACAG CATCCAGCAAGGACTTAAAAACCTTCTGTAGTTCTGGGTCGGATGGGAGCAGATGGAGGAAAATATGGCTGTGGAAATTGTGA
- the LOC113109189 gene encoding NLR family CARD domain-containing protein 3-like — protein MGNKQTSTDQEFSPGFSSVDQKRSEAESSCVSVRSDTSMDPPGQFKSGDTKTDLRICSQRSSSPDHSCVSLKSDRSMPGNPPALSDEAVTSDPSRADGERSISGGVSSVFCLNNTSVTASLNKHDQAVNDELQRVKEQHKTSMKNKYERLCEGLKLQENESLLNSIYTQLYIIEGEREGVNEEHEVLQMEKTARTQHSQDAPIYCNDIFKASAEAGSEEKEQIKTKKMKIKTVLTKGIAGIGKTVSVQKFILDWAEGKANQDVDFMFVLPFRELNLIRDHQYSLHRLLLDFHPELQDLDSQIYEECKVVFIFDGLDESRITLMFSDAQKVCDVTETSSVAVLMSKLMKGELLPSALIWITSRPAAANQIPSEYIHRLTEIQGFTEPQKEEYFRKRISDEHQASRIISHIRRARSLHIMCHIPVFCWISSTVLQKLLEEDLRAEIPQTLTEMYIHFLLIQINMRKQKYEERDPEKLLPSDREVIVKLAEVAFKQLMKGNVMFYEEDLIESSIDVTDASVYSGICTEIFKQESVIHQRKVYSFIHLSVQEFLAAFYLLYCYLTKNKKTLREFRLNRSDKDSLYDLLTSAVDKALKSENGRLDLFLRFLLGVSLESNQRLLQDLLTHTENSSETISRTTRYIKHKIKYDPENHPLSADQSINLFLCLLEVKDQTLFREIQEFVKSDKHSEELSAAHCSTISYMIQMSEEPLDELNPMKYKTSAEGRRRLIPAVINCRKAV, from the exons ATGGGTAACAAACAAACATCCACAGATCAAGAGTTTTCTCCAGGATTCAG TTCAGTtgatcagaagagatcagaagcagagtccagctgtgtgtctgtgaggaGTGATACGTCTATGGATCCTCCAGGACAGTTTAAGAGTGGAGATACAAAGACTGATCTCAG GATCTGCAGTCAGAGATCTTCATCTCCTGATCACAGTtgtgtgtctctgaagagtgaTAGATCCATGCCGGGTAATCCTCCTGCCCTCAGTGATGaagcagtgacctctgaccccag CAGAGCAGATGGAGAGCGAAGCATCTCTGGAGGAGTCTCCTCTGTCTTCTGTCTGAACAACACAAGCGTTACAGCGTCTCTGAATAAACATGATCAAGCAGTGAATGATGAACTACAGAGAGTCAAAgagcagcacaaaaccagcatgaagaacaagtatgagagattatgtgagggactgaaactccaggagaatgaaagcctcctgaacagcatctacacacagctctacatcatagagggagagagagaaggagtgaatgaagaacatgaggttttacagatggagaaaacagccagaacacaacactcacaagacgctccaatctactgcaatgacatctttaaagcctccgctgaagcaggatctgaggagaaagagcagatcaagact aagaagatgaaaatcaagactgttcttactaaaggcatcgctggaatcggaaaaaccgtctctgtgcagaagttcattctggactgggccgagggaaaagccaatcaggatgtagatttcatgtttgtgcttccatttcgagagctgaacttgatccgagatcatcagtacagtcttcacagacttctgctggactttcatcctgaacttcaagatctggactcacagatttatgaggagtgtaaagttgtgttcatctttgatggtctggatgaaagcagaatcacactgatgttttcagacgctcagaaagtttgtgatgtgactgagacttcatcagtggctgtgttgatgtcaaagctcatgaaaggagagctgcttccctctgctctcatctggatcacctccagaccagcagcagccaatcagatcccctccgaatacatccaccgtctgacagagattcagggattcactgagcctcagaaggaggaatatttcaggaagagaatcagtgatgagcatcaagccagcagaatcatctcacacatcagaagagcaagaagcctccacatcatgtgccacatccccgtcttctgctggatctcatccactgtgcttcagaagctcctggaagaagatctgagagcagaaatccctcaaactctgactgaaatgtacatccacttcctgctgattcagatcaacatgaggaagcagaagtatgaagagagagatccagagaaactcctgccgtccgacagagaagtgattgtgaaacttgctgaagtggctttcaaacagctgatgaagggcaatgtgatgttctatgaggaggacctgattgagagcagcatagacgtcactgacgcctcggtgtattctgggatttgcactgagatctttaagcaggaatctgtgattcatcagaggaaagtctacagcttcattcatctgagcgtTCAGGAGTTTCTCGCTGCTTTCTATCTGCTTTACTGCTATTTAACAAAGAACAAGAAAACACTGCGTGAATTCAGATTAAACAGATCTGATAAAGACTCTCTGTATGATCTACTAACATCAGCAGTAGATAAAGCTCTCAAGAGTGAGAATGGACGTCTGGATctgttcctgcggttcctgctgggcgtctcactggagtccaatcagagactcttacaggatctactgacacacacagagaacagctcagagaCCATCAGCAGAACCACACGGTACATTAAACACAAGATCAAATATGATCCTGAAAACCATCCTCTCTCAGCTGATCagtccatcaatctgttcctctgtctgctggaagtgaaagatcagactctgttcagagagattcaggagtttgtgaaatcagacaaacactcagagGAACTCTctgctgctcactgctcaacaatcTCCTACATGATTCAGATGTCAGAGGAGCCACTGGATGAACTGAACCCCATGAAATACAAGACATCAGCTGAGGGGAGAagaagactgataccagctgtgatcaactgcagaaaagctGTGTGA